A genomic window from Flavobacterium azooxidireducens includes:
- a CDS encoding fibronectin type III domain-containing protein encodes MKFQLKFKNIAHMFGNCSKNLKLLLTVGLFILFQNKINAQVSAYFFSEELSAYTEIVGGNEAYAAPWDNHTAGAAVLANIGFTFEYDNGSHTTCYISPNGFITFGTTQPIATTYIPISAGTAYNGAISAMGADLISTTNAITYTTIGTAPNRVFIVQWKNAERKSNTGVLNFQIRLYETSNEIRLHYGFCFPDDTAFTTAQVGLRGPNNAILPNVNNRSQAGANINSSWFLRSVKGTANTQTMRLSTVEFPDNGLLYKYERPSPCTVPTGTPSGLVIGGSSITINSFAGNSFTPVASPLTRYLVLRSTVNTPPTASQIPNGTYWAVNNVIGGDYTVVSTSNATTFNQTGLANNTTYYYWVIPYNGDCLGGPLYNLGNMITGSQTTCIPAPTLAPTTNNTGNGFTVNFNPVVGATDYQVDVSTNNTFTQILPAYSGVLTGGATTFVVTDLPPLTNYWFRVRAVGLGCSINSVSSLVVLSCGYYFIPYTQNFDTTTVNTIPGCSVTVDDNADGMSWRVQTINPASSPRALYLNKNNTVAMDDWFFLPGLKLDAGVSYRLFFRYNSTNSGGLVERLRVRLGSGQSPAQMSLTILDLPSITNTIYQSAFVDFTPVSNDIYYLGFQGYSPANQSYLVLDDISVTIAPTCFEPENLTISAVSNNSATIDFDPPTVEPANGYHYYLSTVETPPTGATAPTGSVPFGSTSIPLTGLTSSTSYYIWIRGNCGPGDTSIWSQLFSFSTECIPPTFTTITPANRCGTGTVSLVAVPNAGSVTEWYDAPSGGNLLFTGSTFTTPPLATTTTFYAQAKAAGGNASVGPRSPNSIAGAKTALTAPSGVFITVTNETELLGVDIFPLSSGQNGLIVIRNSLNVPVISVPFTTTVVGGSTPQTIPINFDFIPGNYTVSLSTVPTSGLIGNIENVSYPYTSSVATINGNNFDNSFYNFFYNWRFTTSCYSPFSPIIATVTTPPVLSLSSGSAIICSGLSTPTITVSGAASFNTFTWSPNTGVSGNVVAGFTFNPTEPTLYTLTASQTSGALCTATATFMVTVNPSPPTITIVPGDSTVCEGTIQPLSATFGASAAVNIVNENFEGPSGWTVINNSVGGNVANANWTLRNSIYTYASAYWNFNASSNDASQFYMANSDAQGSPSSNLTRTILESPSFSLDGYSTAELSFWHYLRWIAGNKAHVEISTDSGTTWTQIGAYIGIQGTASNFVNRTIDLTPYVGNSFVKLRFLFEATWDYGWAIDNVRVSGIVATAVAWSPVDDLFTDAAATVPYVAGTQLAVVYSQPTQTRTYNAIVTTVDGCESQSNVTLTFDAQPIAGILTGNQVLCAGSSLANLELTGSSGPIVRWEYADDSAFTVNLTPIASTATSLTPLEMGVFSNIRYFRVVLQNGVCATVYSNGVAVEFPTTIWNGTTWSNGLPNSSKRVIFTGNYTSSGDLEACSIEVQSGIITVLTNHNFIVNNQINVTGPPATTNFIFENNASLIQINDVVNTGSITYRRNSTPMLSLDYTYWSSPVANQIFSAFSPNTPANRFYLWNTAIYNWANISTASTFVEGVGYIIRGPGIAPFNTSTPNVYNGQFVGVTHNGDVPVSIVVNGLNDRNLLGNPYPSAISADDFMDEPSNAGVVGGTIYFWTHNTPITNNQYTSNDYAVYNYTGGVGTQSATNPGINGNIPNGTIAAGQGFFMKCIGTGTATFKNYMRLLGSNNQFFRMNNSQKSSNAIEKNRLWIELSNNQGAFKQLLLGYIQGATNDFDYKYDGELSEVGNPVSFYSLLNDKKLTIQGRALPFDVADIHPIGYNSPIQGEFSIQLAAFDGLFTTQNVYLEDKLNNTIHNLKNSPYSFFTEQGTFDGRFVLRFTNETLGVTPILLQDVAVVKNHSNIEILASTNLVLDRVNIYDMRGRLITAKQNINSNTTSFTNLNLANQILLVQIFDKNGNAVTKKVIF; translated from the coding sequence ATGAAATTTCAACTCAAATTCAAAAATATAGCACACATGTTTGGTAATTGTTCAAAAAACCTAAAACTTCTTCTGACAGTTGGGTTGTTTATTCTTTTTCAAAATAAAATAAATGCTCAAGTAAGTGCTTATTTTTTTAGTGAAGAGTTAAGTGCTTATACTGAAATAGTTGGCGGAAACGAGGCTTACGCAGCTCCTTGGGATAATCATACAGCTGGTGCAGCAGTTTTGGCAAACATCGGATTTACATTTGAATATGACAATGGTTCACATACAACTTGTTATATTAGTCCAAATGGTTTTATCACTTTTGGAACAACGCAGCCAATCGCAACAACGTATATCCCAATAAGTGCAGGAACTGCTTATAATGGAGCAATCAGTGCTATGGGTGCGGATTTAATTTCTACAACAAATGCAATTACTTACACTACAATCGGTACAGCTCCAAACCGTGTTTTTATAGTACAATGGAAAAACGCAGAAAGAAAATCGAATACAGGGGTTTTAAATTTTCAAATTAGACTTTATGAGACTTCTAATGAAATAAGACTACATTATGGTTTTTGTTTTCCGGATGATACAGCTTTTACAACTGCTCAAGTTGGATTAAGAGGACCTAATAACGCTATATTACCTAATGTAAACAATCGTTCTCAGGCCGGTGCAAACATTAATAGTTCTTGGTTTTTAAGAAGTGTAAAAGGCACAGCCAATACTCAAACTATGCGATTGAGTACAGTAGAATTTCCGGATAACGGTTTACTTTATAAATACGAAAGACCTTCTCCGTGCACTGTTCCAACCGGAACTCCTTCGGGATTAGTTATTGGAGGTTCTTCAATAACTATTAATTCATTTGCCGGAAATAGTTTTACTCCCGTAGCATCTCCACTAACACGTTATTTAGTTTTGAGGAGTACTGTAAACACGCCTCCAACTGCCTCTCAAATACCAAATGGGACTTATTGGGCTGTTAACAATGTTATCGGGGGCGATTATACTGTAGTTAGTACATCAAATGCTACAACATTTAATCAAACAGGCTTAGCAAATAACACAACCTATTATTATTGGGTAATTCCTTATAATGGCGATTGTTTAGGTGGCCCGCTTTATAATTTAGGAAATATGATTACAGGTTCACAAACAACTTGTATTCCTGCACCAACACTTGCCCCAACAACCAACAATACGGGAAATGGCTTTACAGTTAATTTTAATCCTGTTGTAGGTGCTACCGATTATCAAGTGGATGTGTCTACTAATAATACCTTTACACAAATTCTACCTGCATACTCAGGTGTTTTAACCGGTGGAGCAACCACATTTGTTGTGACCGATTTGCCTCCTCTAACGAATTATTGGTTTAGAGTACGTGCAGTAGGTTTAGGGTGTAGTATAAACAGTGTCTCTAGTCTGGTGGTTTTATCGTGCGGATATTATTTTATTCCTTACACACAAAATTTTGATACCACTACAGTAAACACAATTCCAGGTTGTTCTGTCACAGTTGATGATAATGCCGACGGTATGTCATGGAGAGTGCAAACTATTAATCCTGCTTCATCACCACGAGCCTTGTATCTAAATAAAAACAATACCGTTGCAATGGATGATTGGTTCTTTCTTCCGGGTTTAAAATTGGATGCGGGGGTTTCTTATCGTTTATTTTTTAGATATAACTCTACCAATTCCGGGGGGTTAGTAGAACGATTAAGAGTGCGTTTAGGATCGGGTCAGTCACCTGCACAAATGAGTTTGACTATTTTAGATTTGCCAAGCATTACAAACACAATATATCAATCAGCCTTTGTTGATTTTACACCTGTTTCTAATGATATTTATTATTTAGGTTTTCAAGGTTACAGTCCTGCAAATCAAAGTTATTTGGTCTTAGATGATATTAGTGTTACCATTGCACCTACTTGTTTTGAACCCGAAAATTTAACAATTTCTGCGGTTAGCAATAATTCTGCAACAATTGATTTTGATCCTCCAACAGTTGAACCCGCAAATGGATATCACTATTACCTTTCAACAGTGGAAACACCACCAACAGGAGCAACGGCACCAACAGGTTCTGTGCCATTTGGTTCTACTTCTATTCCTTTAACAGGATTGACTTCTTCCACCTCATATTATATTTGGATTCGGGGAAATTGTGGTCCGGGAGACACTAGTATTTGGTCGCAATTATTTTCATTTAGCACCGAATGTATCCCTCCTACATTTACAACAATAACTCCTGCTAACCGTTGTGGAACCGGAACGGTAAGTTTAGTAGCAGTTCCCAACGCAGGGTCGGTAACAGAATGGTATGATGCCCCAAGTGGCGGTAATTTACTTTTTACAGGATCAACTTTTACGACACCTCCATTAGCTACCACCACAACTTTTTATGCTCAAGCAAAGGCTGCCGGAGGAAATGCATCAGTAGGACCGCGTTCACCTAATTCAATTGCAGGTGCCAAAACTGCTTTAACAGCACCTTCGGGTGTTTTTATTACCGTTACAAATGAAACCGAATTGCTAGGGGTTGATATTTTTCCACTTTCTTCTGGGCAGAATGGCTTAATAGTTATACGAAATTCTCTAAATGTACCTGTAATTTCAGTTCCATTCACAACTACTGTGGTAGGAGGTAGCACACCTCAAACTATTCCAATTAACTTTGATTTTATACCGGGAAATTATACAGTAAGTCTTTCTACTGTTCCCACTTCGGGTTTAATTGGAAACATCGAAAATGTGTCTTATCCTTATACTTCCTCAGTAGCTACTATTAATGGTAATAATTTTGACAATTCATTTTATAACTTTTTTTATAATTGGCGATTTACAACCTCTTGTTATTCTCCATTTTCTCCAATTATCGCCACCGTAACTACACCGCCCGTATTAAGCTTGAGTTCAGGTTCAGCAATTATTTGCAGCGGACTAAGCACACCAACAATTACAGTTTCTGGAGCAGCTTCATTTAATACATTTACATGGTCGCCTAACACCGGCGTGTCAGGAAATGTGGTTGCCGGATTTACTTTTAATCCAACAGAACCAACATTATATACCTTAACTGCTTCGCAAACTTCCGGAGCGTTATGCACAGCTACAGCTACTTTTATGGTTACTGTAAATCCCTCTCCACCAACAATCACCATTGTTCCGGGAGACAGTACAGTTTGTGAAGGAACAATTCAACCCTTATCGGCAACATTTGGTGCTTCCGCAGCAGTTAATATTGTGAATGAAAATTTTGAAGGACCAAGCGGTTGGACTGTAATCAATAATTCTGTTGGAGGTAACGTGGCAAACGCAAATTGGACATTGCGTAATAGTATTTATACTTATGCTAGTGCTTATTGGAATTTTAATGCAAGCAGTAATGATGCCTCTCAATTTTATATGGCTAATTCCGATGCTCAAGGTTCTCCTAGCTCTAATTTAACCAGAACAATTTTAGAATCTCCTTCGTTTAGCTTAGATGGCTATTCTACAGCCGAATTAAGTTTTTGGCATTACCTACGATGGATTGCAGGAAACAAAGCACATGTTGAAATTTCTACAGATAGTGGAACTACTTGGACTCAAATTGGTGCTTATATCGGAATACAAGGTACTGCCTCCAATTTTGTAAATAGAACAATAGACCTCACGCCTTATGTTGGAAATAGCTTTGTTAAACTGAGATTTCTTTTTGAAGCAACTTGGGATTATGGTTGGGCAATTGATAATGTTCGTGTATCGGGAATTGTTGCAACAGCTGTTGCTTGGTCCCCTGTAGATGATTTATTTACCGATGCCGCAGCTACTGTTCCTTATGTTGCAGGTACTCAATTGGCCGTTGTTTACAGCCAACCAACACAAACCAGAACCTATAACGCAATTGTTACTACGGTAGACGGATGCGAATCTCAGTCCAATGTAACACTAACCTTTGATGCCCAACCAATAGCCGGAATATTAACCGGAAATCAGGTCTTGTGTGCAGGATCCTCTTTAGCAAACTTAGAATTAACAGGTAGTTCAGGGCCAATTGTTCGTTGGGAATATGCCGATGATTCTGCCTTTACAGTAAATCTAACACCAATTGCTTCAACTGCCACTAGTTTGACACCTCTAGAAATGGGTGTTTTTTCCAATATTCGTTATTTTAGAGTTGTATTACAAAATGGAGTATGTGCTACAGTTTACTCCAATGGGGTTGCCGTAGAATTTCCTACTACGATTTGGAACGGAACAACTTGGAGTAACGGTTTACCCAATTCATCAAAAAGAGTAATTTTTACCGGAAATTACACTTCTTCCGGTGATCTTGAAGCTTGTTCTATTGAAGTGCAATCGGGGATAATAACTGTTTTAACTAATCACAATTTTATCGTAAATAACCAAATTAATGTAACAGGTCCGCCTGCAACTACCAATTTTATATTTGAAAACAACGCCAGTTTAATTCAAATTAATGATGTGGTGAATACGGGTTCAATCACTTACCGAAGAAATTCTACACCAATGCTATCCTTAGATTATACCTATTGGTCTTCTCCGGTAGCTAATCAAATATTTAGTGCTTTTTCACCAAACACTCCAGCCAATCGATTTTATTTGTGGAACACAGCAATTTATAATTGGGCAAACATTTCAACCGCTTCCACTTTTGTAGAAGGTGTTGGCTACATTATCCGTGGTCCTGGAATTGCTCCTTTTAATACATCAACACCAAACGTTTATAATGGTCAGTTTGTTGGAGTTACACACAACGGAGATGTTCCTGTTTCTATCGTTGTAAATGGTTTGAATGACAGAAACCTTCTCGGAAACCCCTACCCAAGTGCCATTAGTGCCGATGATTTTATGGATGAGCCATCTAACGCAGGAGTGGTAGGAGGAACAATTTATTTCTGGACACACAATACACCAATTACCAATAATCAATACACCTCCAACGATTATGCGGTCTATAATTACACGGGTGGAGTTGGAACACAGTCTGCCACCAACCCCGGAATAAACGGCAATATTCCAAACGGAACAATAGCTGCCGGACAAGGTTTCTTTATGAAATGTATTGGAACCGGAACTGCAACATTTAAAAATTATATGCGATTGTTAGGAAGCAATAACCAATTTTTTAGAATGAACAATTCGCAAAAATCTTCAAATGCAATTGAAAAAAATAGACTTTGGATTGAACTTTCCAATAATCAAGGAGCTTTCAAACAATTGTTGTTGGGATACATTCAAGGTGCTACTAATGATTTTGATTATAAATACGATGGAGAACTTTCTGAAGTTGGAAATCCGGTTAGTTTTTATTCGCTTCTAAACGATAAAAAATTAACCATTCAAGGACGTGCATTGCCATTTGATGTTGCAGATATACATCCTATTGGATACAATTCGCCTATTCAAGGAGAATTTTCAATACAACTGGCAGCTTTTGATGGCTTGTTTACCACTCAAAATGTTTATTTAGAAGATAAATTGAATAACACCATTCACAACCTAAAAAATTCACCTTATTCATTCTTTACAGAGCAAGGAACATTTGATGGTCGCTTTGTGCTTCGCTTTACAAATGAAACATTAGGTGTAACGCCAATTTTATTGCAAGATGTTGCAGTAGTAAAAAATCATTCAAACATAGAAATTTTAGCTTCAACCAATCTGGTTTTAGATAGAGTGAATATTTATGATATGCGAGGAAGATTAATTACAGCTAAGCAAAATATTAATTCAAATACAACAAGTTTCACAAACCTTAACCTTGCTAATCAAATTTTGTTAGTTCAAATTTTTGATAAAAACGGAAATGCAGTTACCAAGAAAGTAATTTTCTAA